The Achromobacter deleyi genome has a window encoding:
- the tviB gene encoding Vi polysaccharide biosynthesis UDP-N-acetylglucosamine C-6 dehydrogenase TviB, protein MLRIQDVKLAVVGLGYVGLPLAVEFGKKRSVIGFDINTRRIDALKAGHDHTLEVSDAELTEAAQLTYTADRAELGQANVFIVTVPTPIDEYKQPDLTPLVKASETIGAVLKRGDIVIYESTVYPGATEEDCVPVLERVSGLKFNVDFYAGYSPERINPGDKEHRVSTIKKVTSGSTPEVAELVDQLYKQIITAGTHKASSIRVAEAAKVIENTQRDVNIALINELALIFNKMGIDTEAVLQAAGTKWNFLPFRPGLVGGHCIGVDPYYLTHKAQSIGYHPEIILAGRRLNDSMGGYVVSQLVKAMTKNRIHVQGARVLVMGLAFKENCPDLRNTRIVDIVRELGDYNVDVDVYDPWVDAEEAVHEYGLTPVSQPEEGKYDAVILAVAHNQFKAMGAEGIRKLGKPQHILYDLKYVLSPAESDLRL, encoded by the coding sequence ATGTTGCGAATTCAGGATGTGAAACTCGCTGTTGTTGGCCTTGGCTACGTCGGTCTGCCCTTGGCGGTGGAATTTGGCAAGAAGCGCTCGGTCATCGGGTTCGATATCAATACGCGCCGCATCGACGCGCTGAAGGCCGGACACGACCACACGCTGGAAGTCAGCGATGCGGAACTGACCGAAGCCGCCCAACTGACCTACACGGCCGATCGCGCCGAACTGGGCCAGGCCAACGTGTTCATCGTGACCGTGCCCACCCCGATCGACGAATACAAGCAGCCGGACCTGACGCCGCTGGTCAAGGCCAGCGAGACCATCGGCGCCGTGCTCAAGCGTGGCGACATCGTCATCTATGAATCCACCGTCTATCCGGGCGCGACCGAGGAAGACTGCGTGCCGGTGCTGGAACGCGTGTCGGGCCTGAAGTTCAACGTGGACTTCTATGCCGGCTACAGCCCCGAACGCATCAACCCGGGCGACAAGGAACACCGCGTCAGCACGATCAAGAAGGTCACCTCCGGCTCCACGCCCGAAGTGGCCGAGCTGGTCGATCAGCTCTACAAGCAGATCATCACCGCCGGCACCCACAAGGCGTCCAGCATCCGGGTGGCCGAAGCCGCCAAGGTGATCGAGAACACGCAGCGCGACGTGAACATCGCGCTGATCAACGAACTGGCCCTGATCTTCAACAAGATGGGCATCGACACCGAAGCCGTGTTGCAGGCCGCGGGCACCAAATGGAACTTCCTGCCGTTCCGTCCGGGCCTGGTGGGCGGCCACTGCATCGGCGTGGATCCGTACTACCTGACGCACAAGGCGCAATCCATCGGCTACCACCCGGAGATCATCCTGGCGGGCCGCCGCCTGAACGATTCGATGGGCGGCTACGTGGTGTCGCAGCTGGTCAAGGCCATGACCAAGAACCGCATCCATGTGCAGGGCGCGCGCGTGCTGGTGATGGGCCTGGCCTTCAAGGAAAACTGCCCCGACCTGCGCAACACGCGCATCGTCGACATCGTCCGTGAACTGGGCGACTACAACGTCGACGTGGACGTCTATGACCCGTGGGTCGACGCCGAGGAAGCCGTGCATGAATATGGCCTGACCCCCGTGAGCCAGCCCGAGGAAGGCAAGTACGACGCCGTGATCCTGGCGGTGGCGCACAACCAGTTCAAGGCCATGGGCGCGGAAGGCATCCGCAAGCTGGGCAAGCCGCAACACATTCTGTACGACCTGAAGTATGTGCTGTCGCCTGCCGAATCCGATCTGCGTCTGTAA
- a CDS encoding MraY family glycosyltransferase, which translates to MTWLYICVVAFTVGGLIVASERWHGAFTGDSDLNKPQANHSRATPRVGGLAVLAGTLAGLLVLGPSNMTLTWLWPALFVAALPVFVAGLLEDITKDIGASKRLLAAFLSAAIAWWLLGGVSRVGMAPVDYVLSFWPVSLLFTMFAVGGCTHALNIVDGMNGLAGMVATLMAVSISLVALQVGDVPIFLVAAALASATLGFLVWNFPFGRVFLGDGGAYFLGFMLAELAVLLVVRNPSVSPFYALAVLFYPVFETGFSIWRRRFKRGVPVDQPDALHLHQLVFRRLVRVTFSRGRRHAVPALCNALASPYMWVLALIGLVPATIWWDNAWALSASLVVFASVYIWLYARLVSWRRPGWLLLPSVLRTSD; encoded by the coding sequence GTGACCTGGCTGTACATATGCGTGGTCGCGTTCACGGTGGGGGGACTCATCGTGGCGTCCGAGCGCTGGCATGGCGCTTTTACCGGCGACAGCGATCTCAACAAGCCACAAGCCAACCACTCCCGCGCGACGCCTCGCGTCGGCGGGCTGGCCGTGCTTGCGGGCACCCTCGCCGGATTGCTGGTGCTCGGCCCCAGCAACATGACCCTGACCTGGCTTTGGCCCGCGCTGTTCGTCGCGGCGCTGCCGGTATTCGTGGCTGGCCTGCTTGAAGACATCACGAAGGACATCGGCGCCAGCAAGCGCTTGCTGGCGGCGTTCCTGTCGGCCGCCATCGCCTGGTGGCTGCTGGGCGGCGTGAGCCGCGTCGGCATGGCGCCCGTGGATTACGTGCTGTCGTTCTGGCCGGTGTCGCTGCTGTTCACCATGTTCGCGGTGGGTGGCTGTACGCATGCGCTGAACATCGTGGACGGCATGAACGGCCTGGCCGGCATGGTTGCCACCCTGATGGCGGTGTCGATCAGCCTGGTGGCCCTGCAGGTCGGCGACGTGCCGATCTTTCTGGTGGCTGCGGCGCTGGCGTCGGCCACGCTGGGTTTCCTGGTCTGGAACTTCCCGTTCGGGCGCGTGTTCCTGGGCGATGGCGGCGCGTACTTCCTGGGCTTCATGCTGGCCGAGCTGGCGGTGCTGCTGGTGGTGCGCAACCCGTCGGTGTCGCCCTTCTACGCCCTGGCGGTGTTGTTCTACCCCGTATTCGAAACCGGTTTTTCGATCTGGCGCCGCCGCTTCAAGCGCGGCGTGCCGGTAGACCAGCCGGATGCGCTGCATTTGCACCAGCTGGTATTCCGCCGCCTGGTCCGCGTGACGTTCAGCCGAGGCCGGCGCCATGCCGTTCCGGCGCTGTGCAACGCGCTGGCTTCCCCGTACATGTGGGTGCTTGCGCTGATCGGGCTGGTGCCGGCCACGATCTGGTGGGACAACGCCTGGGCCCTGAGCGCCAGCCTGGTTGTGTTCGCCAGCGTCTACATCTGGCTGTATGCCCGATTGGTGTCCTGGCGCCGTCCGGGCTGGCTGCTGCTGCCTTCAGTCTTGCGAACCTCCGACTAG
- a CDS encoding OsmC family protein produces MECTIDWGGPNGMLFTASTGSGHVAVMDGAVDGGGHNLAPRPMEMLLAGTGGCTAYDVVLILKRGRHAVSGCSVKLQADRADADPKVFTRIHFAFTVTGHNLPRAAVERAVQLSHEKYCSASAMLEKTAALTFSVEIVDTQDAATAA; encoded by the coding sequence ATGGAATGCACGATCGACTGGGGCGGCCCCAACGGCATGCTCTTTACCGCCAGCACGGGCAGCGGCCACGTGGCCGTGATGGATGGCGCCGTGGACGGCGGCGGACACAACCTGGCTCCGCGCCCGATGGAAATGCTGCTGGCCGGCACGGGCGGCTGCACTGCCTATGACGTGGTGCTGATCCTCAAGCGCGGCCGCCATGCGGTCAGCGGTTGCAGCGTCAAGCTCCAGGCCGACCGCGCCGATGCCGACCCCAAGGTCTTCACGCGCATCCATTTCGCCTTTACCGTCACCGGCCACAATCTGCCGCGCGCGGCGGTCGAGCGCGCCGTGCAGCTGTCCCATGAAAAATACTGCTCGGCCTCGGCCATGCTGGAGAAAACCGCGGCGCTGACGTTCTCGGTCGAGATCGTCGACACGCAGGACGCCGCGACCGCCGCCTGA
- a CDS encoding SDR family oxidoreductase — MTTRFETITQELSATPRKWLVTGCAGFIGSNLLETLLKLGQSVTGLDNFATGHQRNLDEVRASVTPEQWARFTFVEGDIRDLDACRRATEGADYVLHQAALGSVPRSLNDPITTNEVNIGGFLNMLVAARDAKVKSFVYAASSSTYGDHPALPKVEENIGKPLSPYAVTKYVNELYADVFARSYGFETVGLRYFNVFGKRQDPDGAYAAVIPKWTAAMIQGKDVTINGDGETSRDFCFVENAVQANILGALAAPEARNQVYNVAVSGRSTLNELFGFLVQALGNQGVQYGKQPVYADFRAGDVRHSQADVSKAGRLLGYAPTHTVLQGLEVAMPWYTQFLR; from the coding sequence ATGACCACTCGCTTTGAAACCATCACCCAGGAACTGTCCGCTACGCCGCGCAAGTGGCTGGTGACCGGCTGCGCCGGCTTCATCGGTTCGAACCTGCTGGAAACGCTGCTCAAGCTGGGGCAATCCGTGACCGGCCTGGACAACTTCGCCACCGGCCATCAGCGCAACCTCGACGAGGTGCGCGCATCGGTCACCCCCGAGCAATGGGCGCGCTTCACCTTCGTGGAAGGCGATATCCGCGACCTGGACGCATGCCGCCGCGCCACGGAAGGCGCGGACTATGTGCTGCACCAGGCCGCGCTGGGTTCGGTGCCGCGTTCGCTGAACGACCCGATCACCACCAACGAGGTGAACATCGGCGGCTTCCTGAACATGCTGGTGGCCGCGCGCGACGCCAAGGTGAAGTCGTTCGTCTATGCCGCTTCCAGCTCCACCTACGGCGACCATCCGGCGCTGCCCAAGGTGGAAGAGAACATCGGCAAGCCGCTGTCGCCTTACGCCGTGACCAAGTACGTCAACGAGCTGTACGCGGACGTGTTCGCGCGCTCCTATGGCTTCGAGACCGTGGGCCTGCGTTACTTCAACGTGTTCGGCAAGCGCCAGGATCCGGACGGCGCCTACGCCGCCGTGATTCCGAAGTGGACGGCCGCGATGATCCAGGGCAAGGACGTCACCATCAACGGCGACGGCGAGACCAGCCGCGACTTCTGCTTTGTGGAAAACGCGGTGCAGGCCAACATCCTGGGCGCGCTGGCCGCGCCCGAGGCGCGCAACCAGGTCTACAACGTGGCCGTCAGTGGCCGTAGCACCTTGAACGAGCTGTTCGGCTTCCTGGTGCAGGCGCTGGGCAACCAGGGCGTCCAGTACGGCAAGCAGCCGGTGTATGCCGACTTCCGCGCGGGCGACGTGCGCCACTCGCAGGCCGACGTCAGCAAGGCAGGCCGGCTGCTGGGCTATGCGCCCACGCACACGGTGCTGCAAGGCCTGGAAGTGGCCATGCCCTGGTACACGCAATTCCTGCGTTGA
- the murJ gene encoding murein biosynthesis integral membrane protein MurJ — translation MKALIRKLGNIHPDHQRIFKGAFRVAVFLLLGKAAGAIKEMAVAYRYGVSDAVDAYQFTMTMATWLPVTIVGVLSVVLIPVLVRLRRAGGAEKEQFIRELQGWVAAGGVALAILTWFAWPYVVNGLGQGLSVRVREMTGDLLFAFAPVSALLLVAGISAARLRAQERHVNTLLDSVPAVATLAWVMLAVSADGVGPLLWGTLVGYAIQTVWLAWLAARADGGFWGAPRLTLRSPHWPELMSAAGVMLIGQVAMSFVGPLDQYAAANLGANANATLGYASRLLSLLLGIGAVSVGRAALPVLADVQARGDTARARSMALKWSVLMVGAGAVAVAVGWVLAPWGVSVLFQRGAFTAENTEAVAHVLRWGLLQLPFYFGVLILVQLLASQNRYRIMAAIAVANFALKAVLNTVLAPRMGAAGIMLATSLMYVLSFACYLVVAMRKAEPREAD, via the coding sequence TTGAAAGCACTCATCCGAAAACTCGGCAACATCCACCCGGACCATCAGCGCATCTTCAAGGGCGCGTTCCGGGTGGCCGTGTTCCTGTTGCTGGGCAAGGCCGCCGGCGCCATCAAGGAGATGGCGGTGGCGTACCGCTACGGCGTCAGCGACGCCGTGGACGCCTACCAGTTCACGATGACCATGGCCACCTGGCTGCCCGTCACGATCGTGGGCGTCCTGTCGGTGGTGCTGATTCCGGTGCTGGTGCGGCTGCGCCGCGCCGGTGGCGCCGAAAAAGAACAATTCATCCGCGAGCTTCAGGGATGGGTCGCCGCGGGCGGTGTCGCGCTGGCCATCCTGACCTGGTTCGCCTGGCCCTATGTGGTGAACGGGCTGGGCCAGGGCCTGTCCGTCCGCGTGCGCGAGATGACGGGCGACCTGCTGTTCGCCTTTGCCCCGGTGTCGGCCTTGCTGCTGGTCGCCGGCATCAGCGCCGCGCGCCTGCGCGCGCAAGAACGGCACGTCAATACGTTGCTGGACAGCGTGCCCGCCGTGGCGACGCTGGCCTGGGTCATGCTGGCCGTGAGCGCCGATGGCGTCGGGCCGCTGCTGTGGGGCACGCTGGTCGGCTACGCCATCCAGACCGTCTGGCTGGCCTGGCTGGCGGCGCGTGCCGATGGCGGCTTCTGGGGCGCGCCGCGCCTGACCCTGAGGTCGCCGCATTGGCCCGAACTGATGAGCGCCGCCGGCGTGATGCTGATCGGCCAGGTGGCGATGAGCTTTGTCGGTCCGCTGGACCAATACGCCGCCGCCAACCTGGGCGCCAACGCCAACGCCACGCTGGGCTACGCCAGCCGGCTGCTGTCCCTGTTGCTGGGCATCGGGGCAGTGTCCGTCGGGCGCGCCGCGCTGCCCGTGCTGGCCGACGTGCAGGCGCGCGGCGACACCGCGCGCGCGCGCAGCATGGCGCTGAAATGGTCGGTGCTGATGGTGGGCGCGGGCGCCGTTGCGGTTGCCGTGGGCTGGGTGCTGGCGCCGTGGGGCGTGTCGGTGCTGTTCCAGCGCGGCGCGTTCACCGCCGAAAATACCGAGGCCGTCGCGCATGTGTTGCGCTGGGGGCTGCTGCAGCTGCCGTTCTATTTCGGGGTGCTGATCCTGGTGCAACTGCTGGCCAGCCAGAACCGCTACCGCATCATGGCCGCCATCGCGGTCGCCAATTTTGCGCTGAAGGCCGTGCTGAACACCGTGCTGGCGCCCCGGATGGGCGCGGCCGGCATCATGCTGGCGACCAGCCTCATGTATGTGCTGTCCTTCGCCTGCTACCTGGTGGTGGCGATGCGCAAGGCCGAACCCAGGGAGGCCGATTGA
- a CDS encoding glycosyltransferase family 4 protein has translation MSVADSARSTRVLLFIHSLHGGGAERVAADLSAHWADMGREVMVVTQAGAEGDVYTLHPKVRREILHTAGEGGGLRGIWSNVQRVRALRRVIKAFRPDIVLGMMTTASVLSVLACAGLGCRVIATEHTHPPSQTLSGFWQRLRRLTYPRAARVVALTRGTADWLDRHVPGSRLAVIPNPVHFPLPRAEPILTPVTGDGRKRLLAVGRLHADKGFDLLIQAYAQLAPSHPDWDLVILGEGDERPALEAQVREAGLESRIAMPGRAGNVGDWYDSAHLYVLTSRFEGLSNTLLESMASGLAAVSFDCDTGPREIVREGVDGVLVRPNGDVPALCKALDAVMSDDQGRLRMAQAATDVRDRFSAARVLRKWQEIFDGVRGPG, from the coding sequence ATGTCCGTAGCCGACTCCGCCCGATCGACGCGCGTGTTGCTGTTCATCCATTCGCTGCATGGCGGCGGCGCTGAACGGGTTGCCGCCGACCTGAGCGCCCACTGGGCCGACATGGGCCGCGAGGTCATGGTGGTGACGCAGGCCGGCGCCGAAGGCGATGTCTATACGCTGCATCCCAAGGTCCGCCGCGAGATCCTCCATACGGCGGGCGAGGGCGGCGGACTGCGCGGCATCTGGAGCAATGTGCAGCGGGTGCGCGCCCTGCGGCGGGTGATCAAGGCCTTCAGGCCCGACATCGTGCTGGGCATGATGACGACGGCGTCCGTGCTGTCCGTGCTGGCCTGCGCCGGCCTGGGTTGCCGCGTGATCGCGACCGAACATACGCATCCGCCGTCCCAGACCCTGTCGGGGTTCTGGCAGCGCCTGCGGCGGCTGACCTATCCGCGCGCCGCGCGCGTGGTGGCGCTGACCCGCGGCACGGCCGACTGGCTGGATCGGCACGTGCCAGGCTCCCGGCTGGCGGTCATTCCCAATCCGGTTCACTTTCCGCTGCCGCGCGCCGAGCCCATCCTGACCCCGGTGACGGGCGATGGACGCAAGCGCTTGCTGGCGGTGGGGCGGCTGCATGCGGACAAGGGCTTTGACCTCCTGATCCAGGCCTATGCGCAATTGGCGCCATCGCATCCCGACTGGGATCTGGTTATTCTGGGCGAGGGCGACGAACGGCCAGCCCTGGAGGCGCAGGTGCGCGAGGCCGGGCTGGAATCGCGCATCGCGATGCCCGGGCGAGCCGGCAATGTGGGCGACTGGTATGACAGCGCCCACCTCTACGTGCTGACGTCGCGCTTTGAAGGCCTTTCCAACACGCTGCTCGAGTCCATGGCCAGCGGGCTGGCCGCCGTGTCTTTCGATTGCGACACGGGCCCGCGCGAGATCGTGCGCGAAGGCGTCGACGGCGTGCTGGTGCGGCCCAATGGCGACGTGCCCGCCTTGTGCAAGGCGCTGGACGCCGTCATGAGCGATGACCAAGGCCGTTTGCGCATGGCGCAGGCGGCAACTGATGTGCGCGACCGGTTCTCGGCCGCGCGAGTGCTGCGGAAATGGCAGGAAATTTTTGACGGTGTCCGCGGACCGGGCTAG
- the asnB gene encoding asparagine synthase (glutamine-hydrolyzing), giving the protein MCGIVGIWGPIGNKAQVLAESCRRIRHRGPDSNGFWEDTGAELALAHVRLAILDLTVAGHQPMTSACGRYVMVFNGEVYNHLDIRKQLEQSALAPSWRGHSDTETLLAGFTALGIEATLQAAVGMFAIALWDKASRKLVLARDRMGEKPLYYGYSGAELVFASELKGLMPIPGFGRNLNRNALASFMRHNYIPAPQSIYEGIAKLPPGTWVEFTADDTRSRRMPEPRVYWSARDAADTAAQSRLTFESDAQATDALEGVLSKAVGGQMLSDVSLGAFLSGGIDSSTIVALMQAQSSQPVRTFAIGFHEKGYDEAQHAKAVATHLGTDHTELYVTAEDALAVVPSLADMYDEPFADSSQIPTSLVTRMARQHVTVALSGDGGDELFGGYSRYFRVNNWWQQCERFPALLRKPAGALLSASTHLPGRGAWRGKVGKLGELLRADTRGEFYRLFVSYWADPSSVVKGGVEPVSEFERAMQGSTFESMMKLDTVTYLPDDILVKVDRAAMAVSLETRVPLIDHRVYEFAWSLPHQYKVRGNTGKWLLRQVLHRHVPQALVDRPKRGFAVPLAAWLRGPLREWADALLDPARLRQEGWFEPEPILRKWREHTSGHRNWDSHLWGVLMMQAWLDRYRAGMDQGGSVEGR; this is encoded by the coding sequence ATGTGTGGAATAGTCGGAATTTGGGGCCCCATCGGGAACAAGGCGCAGGTGCTGGCGGAAAGCTGCCGCCGTATTCGCCATCGCGGGCCGGACAGCAATGGCTTCTGGGAAGACACCGGCGCGGAACTGGCGCTGGCGCATGTCCGCCTGGCGATCCTGGACCTGACCGTAGCGGGCCACCAGCCCATGACGTCGGCCTGCGGCCGCTATGTGATGGTGTTCAACGGCGAGGTCTACAACCACCTGGACATCCGCAAGCAGCTCGAACAGTCGGCGCTGGCGCCGTCCTGGCGCGGTCATTCGGATACCGAGACCCTGCTGGCGGGCTTTACGGCGCTAGGCATCGAGGCCACCCTGCAGGCCGCGGTGGGCATGTTCGCCATCGCGCTGTGGGACAAGGCGTCGCGCAAGCTCGTGCTGGCGCGCGACCGCATGGGCGAAAAGCCGCTGTACTACGGCTATTCGGGCGCGGAGCTGGTCTTCGCCTCCGAGCTCAAGGGCCTGATGCCGATCCCGGGCTTCGGCCGCAACCTGAACCGCAATGCGCTGGCGTCGTTCATGCGGCACAACTACATTCCGGCGCCGCAATCCATCTACGAGGGCATTGCCAAGCTGCCGCCGGGCACCTGGGTGGAGTTCACCGCGGACGATACCCGCAGCCGCCGCATGCCCGAGCCGCGCGTGTACTGGTCGGCGCGCGACGCCGCCGACACGGCCGCCCAATCGAGGCTGACGTTCGAATCCGACGCGCAAGCCACGGATGCTCTAGAGGGCGTGCTGTCCAAGGCCGTCGGCGGGCAGATGCTGTCTGACGTGAGCCTGGGCGCGTTCCTTTCGGGCGGCATCGATTCCTCGACCATCGTCGCCCTGATGCAGGCGCAAAGCTCGCAGCCGGTGCGCACCTTCGCCATCGGCTTTCACGAGAAGGGCTATGACGAGGCGCAGCACGCCAAGGCCGTCGCCACGCACCTGGGCACCGATCACACGGAGCTCTACGTGACGGCGGAGGACGCGCTGGCGGTGGTTCCTTCGCTGGCCGACATGTACGACGAGCCGTTCGCGGACTCGTCGCAGATCCCGACGTCGCTGGTGACGCGCATGGCGCGCCAGCACGTGACGGTGGCTTTGTCCGGCGATGGCGGCGACGAGCTCTTTGGCGGCTACTCACGCTACTTCCGCGTGAACAACTGGTGGCAGCAATGCGAGCGCTTTCCCGCGCTGCTGCGCAAGCCGGCCGGTGCGCTGCTCAGCGCCTCCACCCATCTGCCCGGGCGCGGCGCGTGGCGCGGCAAGGTCGGCAAGCTGGGCGAACTGCTGCGCGCCGATACGCGTGGCGAGTTCTACCGCCTCTTCGTGTCGTACTGGGCGGATCCGTCCAGCGTCGTGAAGGGCGGCGTCGAGCCGGTATCGGAGTTCGAGCGGGCGATGCAGGGTTCCACCTTCGAATCGATGATGAAGCTGGACACGGTGACATACCTGCCCGACGACATCCTGGTCAAGGTTGACCGCGCGGCCATGGCGGTGAGCCTGGAAACGCGTGTGCCGCTGATCGACCACCGGGTATATGAATTCGCGTGGAGCCTGCCCCATCAATACAAGGTGCGTGGCAATACCGGCAAGTGGCTGCTGCGCCAGGTGCTGCATCGCCACGTGCCGCAGGCGTTGGTGGACCGTCCCAAGCGCGGCTTTGCCGTGCCGCTGGCCGCCTGGCTGCGCGGCCCCTTGCGAGAATGGGCCGATGCGCTGCTGGACCCGGCACGCCTGCGCCAGGAAGGCTGGTTCGAACCCGAGCCCATCCTGCGCAAGTGGCGCGAACACACCTCGGGGCACCGTAACTGGGACAGCCATCTGTGGGGCGTGCTGATGATGCAGGCCTGGCTGGATCGTTACCGCGCGGGAATGGATCAAGGGGGATCGGTTGAGGGGCGTTGA
- a CDS encoding thymidylate synthase has protein sequence MKQYLDLVQSILDTGAWQENRTGIRTLSMPGASLRFDLQKGFPAVTTKKLAFKSAIGEMVGFMRASRSAAEFRELGCKVWDQNANENSQWLANPYREGPDDLGPVYGVQWRQWPAYKMLDAARPAQIEDALSRGYAKVAELEEGGVPKVLLYKAVDQLRQCLDTIHERPGDRRILFHGWNWAQIEEMALPPCHLLYQFLPNATTREISLCLYIRSNDVGLGTPFNLTEGAALLHLVGRLTGYTPRWFTYFIGDAHIYENHLPMLREQLTREPYESPRLVLSDRIPDFAVTGRYEPEWLEKVEPGDFSLSGYTHHAPLTAAMAV, from the coding sequence ATGAAACAATACCTGGACCTCGTTCAATCCATTCTGGACACCGGCGCGTGGCAGGAAAACCGGACCGGCATACGCACCCTGAGCATGCCGGGCGCCTCGCTGCGCTTCGACCTGCAAAAAGGATTTCCCGCCGTCACCACCAAGAAGCTGGCGTTCAAATCCGCCATCGGCGAAATGGTGGGTTTCATGCGCGCCTCGCGCAGCGCCGCGGAGTTCCGCGAACTGGGCTGCAAGGTCTGGGACCAGAACGCCAACGAGAACAGCCAGTGGCTGGCAAACCCCTACCGCGAGGGTCCGGACGACCTGGGTCCCGTGTACGGCGTGCAGTGGCGCCAATGGCCGGCCTACAAGATGCTGGACGCCGCCCGCCCGGCCCAGATCGAAGACGCCCTGTCGCGCGGCTACGCCAAGGTCGCCGAACTTGAGGAAGGCGGCGTGCCCAAGGTGCTGCTGTACAAGGCGGTCGACCAGTTGCGGCAGTGCCTGGACACCATCCACGAGCGCCCCGGCGACCGCCGCATCCTGTTCCACGGCTGGAACTGGGCCCAGATCGAGGAAATGGCGCTGCCCCCCTGCCATCTGCTTTATCAGTTCCTGCCCAACGCCACGACCCGCGAGATCTCGCTCTGCCTGTACATCCGTTCCAACGATGTCGGCCTGGGCACGCCGTTCAACCTGACGGAAGGCGCCGCGCTGCTGCACCTGGTCGGGCGCCTGACCGGCTACACGCCTCGCTGGTTCACCTACTTCATCGGCGACGCGCACATCTACGAGAACCACCTGCCGATGCTGCGCGAGCAACTGACCCGCGAGCCCTACGAGTCACCCCGGCTCGTGCTGTCGGATCGCATTCCCGATTTCGCCGTTACAGGCCGCTACGAACCCGAGTGGCTGGAAAAGGTCGAGCCGGGCGATTTCTCGCTTTCCGGCTATACCCATCACGCGCCGCTCACGGCTGCCATGGCCGTATAG
- the coq7 gene encoding 2-polyprenyl-3-methyl-6-methoxy-1,4-benzoquinone monooxygenase, which translates to MPTTLSRSGPASFLRRASPLDALLAEADRALRVLSGSASAGRPYPATVEEAPQAMSAQEKRHAAGLMRVNHVGEVCAQALYRGQASVCREPAPRALLLNAAAEEVDHLVWCNQRLDELGSRPSLLNPLWYAGSFALGVMASVAGVPRNLGFMAETEKQVEAHLEEHLRTLPVQDERSRQIVQKMKEDEAQHRASAEEAGGVALPAPVKMAMRGMSKVMTTTAYWI; encoded by the coding sequence ATGCCCACCACCCTGTCCCGATCCGGCCCCGCTTCCTTCCTGCGCCGCGCCAGTCCCCTGGATGCCTTGCTGGCCGAGGCCGACCGTGCGCTGCGCGTGCTGTCCGGAAGCGCTTCTGCCGGCCGGCCCTATCCGGCGACGGTGGAAGAGGCGCCGCAGGCCATGTCGGCGCAAGAAAAGCGCCACGCCGCCGGGCTGATGCGGGTCAATCACGTGGGAGAAGTCTGCGCCCAGGCGCTGTACCGGGGGCAGGCCTCGGTTTGCCGCGAACCCGCGCCCCGGGCATTGCTGCTGAACGCCGCCGCCGAGGAAGTCGATCACCTGGTCTGGTGCAATCAGCGCCTGGACGAGCTGGGCAGCCGTCCCAGCCTGCTCAACCCGCTCTGGTACGCGGGCTCGTTTGCCCTGGGCGTGATGGCCAGCGTCGCGGGCGTGCCTCGCAACCTGGGCTTCATGGCGGAAACCGAAAAGCAGGTCGAGGCGCATCTGGAAGAGCATCTGCGCACCTTGCCGGTGCAAGATGAGCGGTCGCGCCAGATCGTGCAGAAGATGAAGGAAGACGAAGCCCAGCACCGCGCCAGCGCGGAAGAGGCCGGCGGCGTGGCGCTGCCAGCGCCCGTGAAAATGGCCATGCGGGGCATGTCCAAGGTCATGACGACCACCGCTTATTGGATCTGA